AGACCCAACTGGCGATCGCCGGTGCGCAGCAACGCGAACTGCCGATCTACATCTACCAATGCACCGCCGACACGCGTCCCGAGGATCTGTTGGTCACGCCCGTGCTGTCGCAAAACGGCAACATCTCCTACCACGCTTCGCCGTTGGTGACAGCGATGTTATGCGGCGGAGTCTGCATTTTGGATGAGGGCAACCGGATGAACGAAAAATCGTGGGCCAGCCTGGCGCCGCTGTTCGATCAGCGCCGGTATGTCGAATCGATTGTGGCCGGAATCACGATTGGTGCCCATGAAAATTTCCGCGCCGCGGTGACCATGAACCAAGATGAATCGACCTTCGAAATCCCCGACTACATCCTCAGCCGCTTGCAACCTACATTGGAAGTCGGATTTCCCGACCCGCAGGATGAGATGGCGATCCTGCAATACCACCTGCCGTTTGCCGAAGCGGAGATGCTGGCGCTGACTGTCGATTTCCTGCAACGATCCCATCAACTGAAACTCGACTTCTCCCCCCGCGACGGAATCAACATGTTGCGGTATGCACTCAAGCGACTCTCGCAGGACAGAGCTCATCCGCTCAGTCGCGATCAAGCCTGGCACGAAGCGCTGCAAAATTGCTTAGGCCCCGACGCGTTGGACCTCGAATCGCTGGCCGAGCGCAAACAACGGACGCTCGGCGGGAATTCGGTCCCGATGGGCTTGGCCGACTTCTTCTTCGATCCCAACGATCCGCTGCACCCCGATCGGGACGACGAGGACGAAGTCGACGAAGAGGATCTGGGGCTGTAGGCTCACCGGACCAATCGACTTACATCTGGCGAAGATACAACGGGGCTGGGAACGCAATCTTCCCCGTGGGCTCGCCGATGATGCTTCCCCGTCGACACCGGGCAGCGTCATCGAAGCTTAGCGCAAAAAAAACGCGGCACTGCTCGGTATCCACCAAACAGTGCCGCTGCCCCTGTCGTTGACGAGCCGCGGACTCGTCAATACTCTTTTCGGGACGCCCGTGGCTTCTAGTCGAACGATTATCAAAAGAAGGTGGTAGATCGCGGAAAGAGACACATAACTTGTGGTTTCCCGTAGCCGTTATTGTCTAAGCACGCCCCCCCACAAGACCGCGCAGTGTATTCAAGTTGTTAACGTCGAAGTCCTCCCCCGTCTCGTCATCCACTCCCTTGGGCGTCTCCAGATACATCGGGCAGACATTGAACACAGGATCGGCTAACACGCGGCGGAATCCATCCAGCGTGATCATCCCCTGACCGATGTGATCGTGTCGATCGACGCGCGATCCACACCCCTTTTTGCTGTCGTTGATGTGCACCGCTCGAATTACTGACGGGGGTAATTCGTTGGCGATTTCAGTCTGCATGACCGCGTATCCGGCGTCGGTTGTCAGATCGTATCCGGCAGCAAACGCATGGCAGGTGTCGAAACAAACACCTAGGTTTTCCGTGTTATCGATACCGCGGAACATCGCACCAAGCTGGGCGATCGTATGCCCCAGACACGACCCTTGGCCGGCCGTGTTCTCCAGCAGCAATCGACAGTGTTGCGGTTTGACGCGATCGATAATCTCACGCACCCCGTCGACGATTTTGGCGATCCCCAGTTCTTCACTGCTGTCGGTAAACGCGCCGGGGTGGACGACCAAGCCTTCCAATTGCAATTGTTCGGCGCGCTCCCACTCGACCACCAATGCCTCGATCGACTTGCGAAACAACTCCTCCTTGGGCGACGCCAGATTGATCAAATAAGATGCGTGTGCGACGGGCGATCCAATCCCGGTCTGGACCAATGCATCCCGCCAGGCCTGAATCACCGCATCGGTCAGCGGTTTGGCGGCCCATTGATTGTTGTTTTTGGTGAAGATCTGGACCACATCGCAACTCGCATCGTGGGCTCGTTGGACAGCTTTTTCAAGCCCTCCCGCGATCGACATGTGGGCGCCCAGACGGAGCGATTTTGCTTCTGGCATCGACTTGAAATTTATCTTGAGAAGAGCGGAACGAGAGACAGAATTCAACGGAAAAGGCTAGCGAACGGGCCTTCCCGCGACTGACGATTTCGGTTGCAAACGAATCGTCGTTTAACGGATGCCAACCGAATCGAAGTATCCCGGTTCGTTTCCAGGCTTCCATTTGATGTTACACCCGATGCTTGGCTTTTGCGGTTCGGGGACAGCGGCGCTGGAAAGGACCGCATCCAAGGCGTCGCGGAGATCG
Above is a genomic segment from Rosistilla ulvae containing:
- a CDS encoding AAA family ATPase, yielding MNAEADKGFVEIDGVRLKLSAPHQSQTQWIGQGEILTQLLACWLTVDPTDLPLTPRLIGPPGVGKTQLAIAGAQQRELPIYIYQCTADTRPEDLLVTPVLSQNGNISYHASPLVTAMLCGGVCILDEGNRMNEKSWASLAPLFDQRRYVESIVAGITIGAHENFRAAVTMNQDESTFEIPDYILSRLQPTLEVGFPDPQDEMAILQYHLPFAEAEMLALTVDFLQRSHQLKLDFSPRDGINMLRYALKRLSQDRAHPLSRDQAWHEALQNCLGPDALDLESLAERKQRTLGGNSVPMGLADFFFDPNDPLHPDRDDEDEVDEEDLGL
- a CDS encoding deoxyribonuclease IV — its product is MPEAKSLRLGAHMSIAGGLEKAVQRAHDASCDVVQIFTKNNNQWAAKPLTDAVIQAWRDALVQTGIGSPVAHASYLINLASPKEELFRKSIEALVVEWERAEQLQLEGLVVHPGAFTDSSEELGIAKIVDGVREIIDRVKPQHCRLLLENTAGQGSCLGHTIAQLGAMFRGIDNTENLGVCFDTCHAFAAGYDLTTDAGYAVMQTEIANELPPSVIRAVHINDSKKGCGSRVDRHDHIGQGMITLDGFRRVLADPVFNVCPMYLETPKGVDDETGEDFDVNNLNTLRGLVGGRA